Within the Legionella pneumophila subsp. pneumophila str. Philadelphia 1 genome, the region AGTTGCTGAAAATTCCTATCGATATTCAAGACCAACCCAATGCCAGAACACTTAAGTACAAAGAAGGAAAAATCCAATTTGATCACGTCCATTTTACTTATAATGAACATCGAAAAATTCTTGATGACGTTAGCTTTATAGTTGAACCCGGTACCACTACTGCAATCGTTGGATCCTCAGGATCCGGCAAATCCACTCTCGCAAGATTAATCTTTCGGCTTTACGATTTGAATTCGGGGAGTATTCAGATTGATGGGCAAAATATTAGCAATATCCAACATGCATCACTCAGAGCAATACTCGGTATTGTTCCTCAGGAAACTGCTTTATTCAATGATACCTTAAGAAATAACCTGATATATGGAAATCCGCATGTCACTCATGATGAATTGGCGGATGCAATACAAGCAGTACATCTTGACAGGTTCGTGGCAAAACTGCCTGATGGGTTAGAAACCAGAGTTGGTGAGCGCGGATTAAAATTGTCTGGTGGCGAAAAACAGCGAGTGGCCATCGCTAGAATGCTGCTTAAAAAACCTAAAATTTTTATTTTTGATGAAGCAACATCTTCACTGGATATGAAAACAGAGAAAGACATTCAGACCTGTCTCAAACAGATATCGATCAACACAACAACACTTATTATTGCACATAGACTTTCTACAGTAACGCATGCAGATAATATTCTGGTACTCGCTAAAGGTGTGATTATTGAGCAAGGTACCCACAATGAACTACTAAATCAAAATGGTGCCTATGCTCAATTGTGGAAAGCTCAAAGTCAAAATAAAATTGACACAGGGTCTATTAATGGCTTTGTTCCTTAGCTCATTATCCTCCGAAAAATACCTCTATATTTTGAGGAGGATAATGCTTGGTTATGCTGTGACACCAATGGAGGCGGCATTATGAATATAAAACAAAACGACACATCAACCACTCCCCCTATTTTATATGGTACAGCATGGAAAGAAGATGACACAAAACGTTTGGTGCTCCAGGCACTCAACTCAGGATTTCGAGGGATTGATACTGCCAATCAACGTAGGCATTATTTTGAAGAAGCCGTGGGTGATGCAATTGATCAATTTTTAACAACTAGTCAAAAAACACGCAGTGATTTATTTCTACAAACAAAATTTACCTCTGTACATGGCCAAGATCATAGAAAACCTTATGATGAATTTGATTCATTGACCAACCAGGTCAAGCAATCCTTTGCAAGCTCACTAGAACATTTACAGACAGACTACATTGACGCCTATATACTTCATGGCCCTTCACTATCTCATGGAATAATCGATGCAGATTTAGAAATTTGGCAGGCCATGGAAGAGCTGGTGTGTAGTAGAAAGGTAAAGTTTCTCGGCATTTCTAACGTTAATATGGTACAAGTTGAAGAACTATATAGAAAAGTCTCTATAAAGCCGTCGTTTATACAAAATAGATGTTTCGCCATAACACAATGGGATCAAGACGTTAGGACATTTAGTCAAAAAAACAAGATTATCTATCAAGGATTTTCTTTGCTCACTGCGAATCAGCGGTATTTATTAAACCCTCACATGCAATCACTTGCTGTAAAATATGATAAAACCATCCCGCAAATTATATTTCGCTTTGCAAACCAAGTGGGGATATTGCCTTTAACCGGCACTACAAATCAACAACACATGGATAATGATTTAAACATATATGACTTTGAGCTTACACAAGAAGAAATTCAATATATAGAAAATATAGGATTATAAGTGAACCAATATGACCATTAAAATTGAAACACCAAGGATGCTTTTGCGTTTAATTAAGGATGAGGACTTAGATCAAGTTGCTCAGCTTCATGCAGACCGAGAAGTTAGAAAATTCTTTCCTGATGGAACACAAGATCGCGAGCAGACTAAGCGAAGAATAAAACAGATTATGAACCTTTATGGAGATAAAGGATTGCCTGGTTTTGTTATATTCAATAAGGTGACTCATGAATTCATTGGACGATGTGGATTTGGGCCAATTGAAACAGGGGAAATTGAAGTTGGATACCTTATTGTAAGAAAATTTTGGGGTATGGGTTATGCATCTGAAGCACTAGAGGCACTTCTTGAATGGAGTAAAATAAATATCAATTCTGATTATATTATTGCTTTTGCGCCACTCAAACATAGTGCATCACATCGAGTAATGGAGAAGTGTGGTATGGAATATTATAAAGATGAACTTGGTCATGGTGTTGAGTGTAAATTTTATCGTTCCAAAAATAAATAATTTATAAAACAGGTCAATTAGCATGACAAAAATTACAACAGATGAAGCCGCGTTAAAATTAGCTGTACTTATTGATGCTGATAATGCTCGAGCAGTTATTATTGATGGTCTTTTAACTGAGATTGCTGGTTATGGAGATGCTATCGTAAGGAGAATTTATGGCGATTTCACCTTACCATCTAGCGCACAATGGAAAAAGGTATTGCATAAATACGCTATAAAACCAGTACAGCAGTTTGCTTTTACTTCTGGAAAAAATGCAACAGATAGTGCACTTATTATTGATGCTATGGATCTACTTTATACGCATCGTTTTGGTGGTTTTTGTATCGTGTCAAGTGATAGTGATTTTACAAGTCTTGCTAACCGTATTCGTGAAGAAGGGTTGCAAGTTTTTGGATTTGGAGAAAAAAAAACACCAGAGGCATTTCGTAATGCCTGCAATAAATTTATTTTCACTGAAGTACTACGCCCTGTAGCACCACCTGATCAATTAATTAGCCAGTCAAAAAAGAGAAAGCAGCCTGTTAAACAAGCAAAAGCTAATGAACCCTCAGCACAAGAATTTCCAAAAGAATTTATTCTAGAAGCATTAAATAACTCATACGATGATACTGGTTGGGCATACATAGGAACATTTGGTGGCTATTTAACTAAGTTAAAACCAGACTTTGATTCCAGGCTTTATGGTTTCAAAAAGCTGAGTGATTTGGTTAAGGGAAAACCGGAGATTTTTGAAACGGAAGAACGAGTCAATCCTGGATCGAACACAAAAGTTTTATATTTACGTGGTAGACAAGAATAACGTGGAAATAATTAATGAATCTATTAGAAAAAATTGCAGCATTAGAAAATGAAGCTACTGAATTTGGTTTTCAGTGGGAAACGACCGATCAGATTATGACTCAAATCCAAAGTGAGTGTATTGAAGTCGATGAGCATTTAAAAGCAGGAATTAATGATAACTCATCTGCTTTGCAGGAAGAAATAGGTGACCTATTGCATGCCGTGTTTTCACTGTGTGTATTTTGTAAATTAGATCTCAAAGATACACTGCAACAAACCGTGGAAAAATTTGAGCGGCGGCTCCGCGCTGTCAAAATGATTGCTCATGAAATGAAACTCATTAATTTGGAAGGACAAACTTTTGATGAGTTGATGTCTATCTGGAAACAAGCAAAGAGCAGAGTAGGTTAACGCTGGGTGAGCATGACTTGTAAATTGGGTAGCCGAAATGTAGATTCAGCATAAAATCACAAACGCGCAATTGTCCTGCGCTTGATAAAATATTTTCATGCTCGCATAAATTTCCGTACAAAATTAATGAATAAAATCAACCTATAAAAAGAAGACAGGTCGGGTAACAGGATCGAGTTGCCCCGATCCCGTCCCCTAAGAACCTTACTATTACCCATAAGTCTATAAATTATAAGAAAAACTTTTTCTTTAATTTAACTCTCTGTTATAAATAAGGGCAGTATTTTGACTGATAATGAGAGCAAATGATAAAAGGGAATCAAAATAACTCATCTTCTGGATGGGCAGAGAGTGAGTTCGGAATAGTTAATTTTGGTGATAAACGATTAAGTAAAAGACTTCTAAAAATAGCAGATAGCTTTGCCAACTCCCCTGAATGTTCAATAAATCGAGCATGTGACGATTGGCATCAAAGTAAAGCAGCTTATAGATTTTTTCAAAATGATGCTGTATCGGAAAGAAAAATCCTTGATAGTCATATCACTAAAACTATTGAAAGAGCCAAGAACTATCCAACTATTTTAGCCATCCAGGATACGAGTTATATTTCTTATAAAAATCATAAAAAGACTGAAGGATTAGGAATTATAGCAGCTAGAGTTCGCTCTAAAACAACTAATTTTCAAACTCATGGATTGGTAATGCATACCACATTTGCAGTAACTACAGAAGGCCTGCCTATAGGATTACTGGATCAAAAAATTAGTTCTAGACCGCTTTTAGATGAGACAGTAAAGGAGTTGAAAAAAAGAAGTCATAATATCGCTCTTCCTATAGAGGAAAAAGAAAGTATGCGTTGGATCGAGTCTCTCGAACACTCTAATAATTATCCGGATTTAAAAAATGCTAAGGTGGTTACTGTTTGTGATAGAGAGGCAGATATTTATGATTTATTTGAAGTAGCATCGACAAATCAATGTCCTTTTGTAGTGAGGGCACGTCAAGATAGAACAGTAAATAAGACATCAATTTACTCTAAAAAAAGTGGTGAAAAATTATGGGATTTGGTGAGTGGTTCGCCTTGTCGGGGGGAAATTCAAGTCACTATTCCTGCTCGAGATAATAAGCCTAAAAGAACAGCAACATTAGAAGTAAGGTTTGATCATTTTGTGATGAACCCTCCTAAAAATAACGTGAAACGTAAAACCAGAACACTCCCTGATTTAAAACTAAATGCAGTGTATGTCATAGAACAATCTCCTCCTCTGGGCGAAGAGCCTATGAATTGGATGTTGTTGACCAACATAGACATTAATAATTTTGAAGAGGCAGTAGAAAAAATACAATGGTATTGCTTAAGATGGAGGATAGAAATTTTTCACAAAATCTTAAAATCTGGTTTTAAAGTTGAAGAATGCAGGCTCGGTGCAGCCGATAGATTAGTTCGCTTTCTTACAATAATGAGTGTCATTGCATGGCGAATTTTTTTTATCACACTAGTTGCTAGAGAAAGCCCCGATCTTCCTTGTTCGTTCTTATTGGCTAATGAGGAATGGAACGTCTTGTATACCAAAATACATCATACAAAACACTATCCTGAAACACCACCCACAATAAAAGAAGCCGTGAAATGGATAGCTCAGCTAGGCGGCTTTTTAGCCCGTAAAAACGATGGGGAACCTGGTCCTATAACATTGTGGAGAGGATGGAAAAGATTAGTCGACCTTGCGGAAGGTTGGAATCTTGCTCTTTCTTAGTTATGGGTAATAGTAAGCCTAAGAACGCAGCATGCGACTTTCACCGCACTACGCTCAAGCCTTTCTGAAGCTATTCACCCAGCAGGTATTCGCTACCAATAACATTCAATTGTTTGTCCTTTATTCGTTGAACAAAGGAGCAGTCTTTAGCCCATTTTTTTCTATCTTCAAAGTATTTAACATACTCGGGTAGATAGGGGTTGGCGCTCGACCTAATTTTGACGTGTCGTTGTATTTTTATATCCATCATTTTGTTAATACAAACATACTTCTTCGTACCGTCCTTGGCCTTAACCACGTCACTAAAAATCCAGCGCCTTGTAAGGCTACGATTTCGAAAATAACGATCCATTGCTTTATAGCGATTATGACCACTAAACTTCCTCATCGTCCAACGGAATGTTTCTTGATATATGTAATTATCCAGTTCGGAAAATGTTGCTTTTGAGACGACTTTTCGATGATAGTTAGCCCATCCTTTTATGATAGGATTCAGCGCTGAGATAAGCTCCGAGCCTTTCCAACCATATCCTTTCTTGACGGTCTCTTTGATTTTCATTTGTACGGATTTAATGCTGTCTTTTGAGGGCGTAGTTAAGAACTTACCCTTATATTTCCTGACATTAAATCCGAGAAAATCAAAGCCTTCCTCGATATGCACAATTTTGGTTTTTTCCTGTGACAATGAAAGACCTCGTTGTGCAAGAAAGTTTGAAATTATCGGCATCACTTTTTCTTTGAGGATATCAGGACTGTTTGCAGTTACGATGAAATCATCGGCAAAACGAATATAATTTATTTTATTGCCTTGCCCACAGCCGGAGTGAATTTCCCTCTCAAGTCCGTCTAGAACCATATTTGCGAGCAGTGGTGAGGCTGGACCACCTTGCGGAGTACCTCGTGCTGTTTCAAATAATTGATTCTTTTCCATGTAGCCTGCCTGCAACCACTGTGTTAGCACTCGTTGATCTATTATGATATTACTTTTGAGCCATCCATGATCAATTTCATCAAAACAGGCCTTAATGTCGCCTTCTAAAATCCATTGAGCGCAATTTTTCCGTGCCAAGGTTGCATAGCACTGGTATATCGCGTCATGAGTACTTCGCTTTGGTCTAAATCCATAGGAATTTAGATCAGCTGTAGTCTCTCCAACGGGTTCTAATGCTAACAAATAGAGTGCTTGCATTGCCCGATCTTTCAAAGTGGGTATGCTTAGTGGACGCTCTTTTCCATTCTTCTTCGGGATGTAAATCCTTCGAAGCGGAGTTGCCTTATACCCTCTTGCTTTTAGGTTGCGCACCGCCTCGCATTTTTCTTCTGATGTTGTCCAAACAACACCATCAATACCAGGCGTCTTGCTTCCTTTTGCTGTCGTTACTCGTCTCACTGCAAGAAGTTTTGCGCTGATGGAATTAACCAGCAGCCATTGCAATGACTTCACTTTTCCGTGCTGTTTATTACTCACTGCCTTTGCGATACGCACTTGAAGTCTGTATACATTTTTCTCAATACTAGGCCAGTCGAGCTGATCCCACTTTGTATTTAAGATGAATGCGTCAGGCGCACCAGATAATAAATTATCCGTCATTTGCTTTCCTCACTTCTACAAATTCTGCAAATTCTTTCGCAATGAAAGACCAATCGGACGTGGGCTTCTTTTCAGACCGGGTGACATTGAAACCCGTATCCAACTCATTACAAATTGGCCTTCGCTTTTTCCGATATCCCAAGCCTACACTTCCATAGGCAGCCTTTGCAGGCTACTGTCTTCTTACGAAGAGAAATATAGGGTTTCCAAGTTCCGCTGTTCAAGTAATGCCGGGTTAGGTGTCTGCTCTCGGCCGGAAAGTTTCGTAATCGTGTGGGGTTCGTGTGATTTCCCCAGCTACCTTTCGTACCTTTTGGTTCAAGCGATTCAGCCAATTGCGCTTGTTGCGAGTTACGACCTTTATCACAGATTCACTTATGTTCACCATACCAGCTACCTAGTAGCTATCCCGATTTTGGCTATCAGGTAGATTTACTTCCTTTCGGATGTTAACATCTCACTATCAGCCCTTCAGCTGTAGTTTCACTACATTGTCAGGGAGGCTTTATTAACTCCCGTAGGTTCATCTGACGATACAAATGGTTTTCGAAATTCCTTCCGATTAACAACTCAAAACAGCGACTTATCTTGTCGCACCACACCTTTCGCAACTGGTTGCTGTGTGTGTAACTCATTGTATTTATTCAATATAAAATCATATTTGCAAGAATCGGCTACGAAACACTAAATATTTGCTAAATAGCAATCAAAAACCAGTATGCAAATGTGCATCACTTTTAAATATTTTGTCAGATTTATCTGATGCAGATCTGCATACTGACACTCGTAACCAGTTGAAATATATAGCCTAATATGATCTAATTGTAATTAGGGGTGGCGTGCATGGATGCATCAGCCAGACATCCAACACAATCGAAAAAGAGGTTATATTATGGCTAGAATCACCGTGACCTTACCTGACAATCTTCATAAACAAATAATTAAAATAGCCGGTAAGGAGAATGATTCACTCTCTTATACGACAACACGGCTTGTTGAAATTGGACTGATGGTGATGAACAGTAAGTCTGATAATAAAGATGAGCAGAAGACTACAAACATTGAAGAGTATTGCCAAAAACTCATTATTCAAATTAATGGCATCATCAAAGAAATTGCCGTTGATAAATTTAATTTTGATGATGATAAAATCGTTCAAATAACCAAAGATACCTTAAACAAATTTAATAAATTAAAAGGTATTCAACAGGAATCACTATAGCTTTATCTTGCCCTTAGACTTTTAACATACTCCTCATAATCCGTTGGTCCTAGGTTCAAGTCCTAGTGGGCCCACCAATAAAATCAAGTAGTTACGAGTAGTAAAAACTGAAACGGTCTGAGGGGCACTGATGGGGCACTCAGAAATAACAAATAGCAACTCATCCCAATAACATGGGGCATTTAAAATAAATTCCTTTACCTGCTATTTTTATCAATTTCCTCACTTAACAAGTGTATAGCCTCATTAATTTCATAAGTAATTGCCAAAGAATCCTCTTTAATATCAAAATCAATTTTACCACCACCATGGCCAGCATATTTACTTCTTTTAGCTTGCAAGCACCTTAGTGCTTTCATTATCTTATCTGCATTTGGAGAACCCCAGTTTTTCAAAAGTATCTCCAAACACTCAAGGCTCCTCTTATTCTCTTCAGCATTTACTAATCTACGAATGACCTTTTCCTGTAATCCATCAATAACTAAAATAGTCAAATTCAACAAATAATCTAAATACTCTTTTTTGATATCAGTAATAACTGGGTGAATCTGCTTTAATAGCATATCAATATCACCCCCTTTAGGAGCCCATAATACAAATTTTTCCTTATCTAAAGAATAAGGAGGAAAATTGGCTAATTTTTGTTTTATCGCTCTAAGAGAACTTTCTTCTTCATCGAATTCAGCTAAAAAATCCGTGTTATAAGCGACTTTTGAAATCCCCGCTTTTGGCTCTTCATTATACTGCTTCCAATGAAGCTGTTCTTTATGGGGTAATTGCCCTAAACAATAAATATAAGCGTGCACCTGTCCTTCATCATTTATTGAGTAAGACTTCAAACTCCAACTTCCATAGCAATGAATTCCCCGATCTCTGACCTCATATTTCTCATGATTATTTTTATATTTAGACAATACTTCTGGATTAAAAAATGCTGGGCTTGTCTGAAAAGGTTTACCAGTATCTTTATAGTAATTATCAAGCATTTCTGGAGCACAAGACCATTCGACTATTTTACTATTTTTAAAATCAGTAATAATAAAATTCTCGTATTTCTTAGGATCGCCTTTTTCAATCTGCTCAATTGAATAGACTGTTTGGATTACCTCTGCACCTTTAAACCGTGGTATATCTTCATATTCATAAATTCTTCGTTTGATTCTTGAAGTTTGTAAACTACTAATACTCCATTGCAGAGGACTCTCTAATTCTTTTAACTCAAAAAAACGTACTAAAAAATGATTTGCATAACCCAAGTAATAATCTAATGCTTTTCTTTCAAAAAGTATTAAATTAAAATTCTGCTCAACTATTATTAATGCCCTTGGTTCTACATCACCATCCTCGTTTATTAAATTGAAAGTACCCTTTTCATTATCCAAATACAAACCATTAGCATGAACAAAATGTTGTAATAATTCATATTGGGTAATTAATTTCCCATCTTTATAGTTTGCACGACTGAAGAAAAGTGGCCACATTAAGCTATTATCTAAACCAAACTCGTGTGAAACTTCCATTGAACTACTATAACCATCATCTTCGCTATGCTTGAAGCAAGAAATCGAAGACTCTTTTAAAGGAAAATCTAAGGACAAAATCTCATCTGAATCATATAAATCAAAATTTTCTTGCTCAACGGTAAATGAGTTTAGGAAAATATGATCTGTATATAAATAAACCATTACCCAATCTGCTGAAGTAATATTCAATAATTGATCAGCATCATTTTTGGAGATGGCCGCTCTTATTTGCTTCATAATTGGCTGATATTGCATGGAAACTCTCTTATTCAATATTCTCATCTCTATTTAAAAACTGTATTAACCCATTTAACAAAATCGGTCATATCCATTAAGTCTATTTGCCGTTTTGAAGCATTTGACTGGCTTAAATTAAATTTATCACACTCCTCACGTAGCCAATTTACTGCTCCAGTCTTTGAACCACCCCCGTCAAGTAAAATAATAATATGGGGCTCAAACATTTTTTCAGAACAATTCAAAAACAAATAAGGTAGTTTTTCATCAGCACTCCCAGAAACTTGTTGCCATTTACATTCAATTCTTGTATTTAAGTTATATGCCTTAGATATTAAGACAAACTCGGTGGTACTGGCATGTTTATAAATTCCTTCATATGGCACATTTTTTAATAATAGCTCTTCGCCAAAATTCGAAGGGTTTAATTTCCAATCCTTATAACGAGTTACAGTAAAGCCCTTTTTTGTTAGAGCGAACTCTACTAATCCCTCAAGAACCTTTCCGCTACTATTTGCATATGAACCACCCTGCTTCATGGCAACACCCCTAATTAAATAGGGCAAGCATTTCACGTGCTCGTCCCCTTGTGCTCCCGTTACAACTGATATTCCGTTGCACCTCAAAACTGATAATGCTTGATCCTTGATATAAATTCTGAGTAAAAGCCGTATCATGATTAGATAAAATTACAGGAATCCCCTTCGCAGCCAGTTCTTTAGCTAACTCAACTAATCGTCTCTGGTCTTCTTGTCCAAAAGCTGTGGAATGATATTTTGTAAAATTGGCTGATGCAGATAATGGAACATATGGGGGGTCGCAATAAACTACATCTCCTTTAATAGCTTCTCCCATAATTACGCTATAATCAGCACATTTAAATTCTGCTTTTTCCGCTTTTTGAATAAAAACCAACATTTCATTTTCTGGAAAATAAGGTTTTTTATAATCCCCAAAAGCCGTGTTAAACATGCCAGAACTGTTGTACCTCATGAGGCCATTAAAAGCATGACGATTGAGATAAATAAATAGTGCAGCCTTCAAGTGGCTATCTGTAGTTGAATTAAATTCTGTACGCAATGATAGGAAGGTTGATTTTTTATTAAATTCAGCAGTAAAAAATTGCTTACAAAAATGGATAAAATCATGCTTTTCAAACTTCAAATGTTCAAACAAGTTAATTAGATCAGCATTAATATCAGCGAGTATAAACTTGTTATAGTTCGTATTTAAAAAAACTGCTCCTGAACCTACAAACGGTTCAATCAAACGAGCCCCTTTAGGTAGGCTCGCACGAATTTTATTTATTATCTGGAACTTACCGCCGGCCCATTTTAAAAATGGTCTAATGCGGATTATTGATTCCTTTTCACTATTTTTTATCATTATTTATCCTTTTTATCTAATTTTAGCCTAGTTTAGAAAATTAGGACTCATTTATGCTCTATAATTAAACAGTGGCGCTCCGCCTTATGTTATTTCACTTTGAGAAAATTGCTATTGGAACAGGGCAATAAAGCTCAAAACCTAGGATTTACTAGGGAAGTAACTGAAGGAGTACTTGATGCTACATAGCAAAAAAACCGTTTTTGTAAGGCAACATTGGAGAAAGCTATACAGCGATCCCATTTATGTTCGGTCTTACTGGCGGTCACCTCCTAGTAGGTAAACTCTACTAAAGGCATTTGCGCCACCCATTTCGATTCGCTAAAAGTAAAATAATGAGGCAAAAAATCAAACAAATAAGTTTGTTTTTGCTTACAGACAAAAATGCAGTACCCCATAATTGCCCCTGAATATATAATACAAACTCAAATATTGAGTTTTATCATATATATATGAACTCAATTCTTCTGATTAATATTCAAAAGGTTCGCGGTTCGATTCCGCGCAGCGGCACCAGGTATACCAATGGTTATAGGTTGTTTTCAAAATCACCATCCGGATTATGGGACACATATGGGACAGTTGTAGATAACTATTTACCTTTAGTAACTAGCTTAATAGCTTTCCATTGTATTGCTTCATTTGTATTGAAAATAAATAGTTCTCTTTCTCTGCTTGGGTCATTTGTATACGATAATTGTTTTATTCTTTTTTCAAAATCTTTATCTAATTCTTTATAGTACCCAACATAAACCCTTTCAATCACAGATTCTTGAATGCTTTCAATGATGTGTTTGTCCGTTTCATCGTTTATTGAAAAGCCGATTAAAAATAGATCACCCTTTAAAGTAGATAAAGCATTTAGACAACATCGAAGGTATGAGTGTCTATAAATTTTTTTAGCCTTATCTTTATAATTACCCTCTAAAACAATTAATGGTTGCTGGTCATCCTTCAACCATTTATCTATCTGTTCTAAAATGCGCCCGTCTTTGCTATCGTTATTAATCTTAATAAAATTTTCTATAGCATTAATAATGAATAAGCTTCCATGTAAGTAAAAAACATCTTGCGGACCCCTTGAAAGATTATTATTCCATTTTGGAAAATCATTGGTATTCATATCACGCGTAAATCCATCGTCATGTGGTAATGATGAAAAGTCAAAATCATGTAAATTGAACAGGTCTAAATGTTGATTAGTCCTATTCATAATTATCCAATACAGTAAAAGATCATAGTTTGTAGTAAATATTTTGTTAAAGTTTGATAATATTTTTAAACATGCTATGAAAGTACCAGGAGAAATGTCGCTTTGGAATTTGGGATGAACAGAGTTTATTGTATTGTAGAAAGCGGCAATTAGATTATCCTTATCCTTATTGAGAGTTCTGTTGAGTAATTCCGCTTTAGGATAATGTTTTATGGTTTCTATAGTTATATTTAAATGGTCCAACACTTTCTCAAAATCGCAGGTATTGATGTCATCAAATAGATTTTTGATGCTCTTACTTATGGATATCTCCCCTTCATCTGCTAACTTTTGTGCTTGTTTGTATAGATATTTATAATCAAAATTTTCACATAAACTAATACTGAAGCCATTACCCAACAATATGGATCTATTTTTGTTGGTTGAATTCTCTAATGCTTCTTCAAACGAAATTGGATTTAGTTTGGCCATCCTTTGCCCTCTATAAATAAGACCCGATGTGTTTAATTATAGTTCAAACGGGTATTTTTTGAGTCTGAGGCACTGAATTACCGAAGTGGTTATGTCCCTTGATTGTCCCAATATCCTTTGGGGGTTCTCTAAGATTATGTGTTTAAAACAGAAAAATAATATGAACACCTGATTTAGTATCAATGGCAGATATTTTCAGTGTGAGCATACGCTATGCTATGGTTGGTGTATCTAACGATCCATTTCTATTTCACTCCTTGTTTTTGTGGGCAGTGTTTTTTCAGGAGTGAAGGAGCCAGATTTTTCTAATGCTTGTTGACTTTTGTTGTAAGCTGCGACTAATTGATTTAAGTCTCTTTTATTGTCAATGGTTGCAGCATTGTCTCTAATGGAAATGATTTGGCTGCCGCTTAACTTCATGGACTTTATTTGTACAAAATCGGCAATTGTTTTTGGTAGTTCAATTGGCTTATCAACGATTGAGGAAATGGCTCCTATATCCTTTCTCATTAGTTGCTTTTGGATTTCTGCAATCCCTTTGCTTAAATGAATATCGTTCCAGTCTGTTTTTGCTTTTCCCTGCAACCCATCGGGAAATACTGCTCTGGCACTTAAGTTATCTTGTTTAAAGGCATTAATTGTTTTTTCGATGGCTTGTTGTGATTTAGCGAACTCTCCATCATTATCTCCTGCAAT harbors:
- a CDS encoding Dam family site-specific DNA-(adenine-N6)-methyltransferase, producing the protein MIKNSEKESIIRIRPFLKWAGGKFQIINKIRASLPKGARLIEPFVGSGAVFLNTNYNKFILADINADLINLFEHLKFEKHDFIHFCKQFFTAEFNKKSTFLSLRTEFNSTTDSHLKAALFIYLNRHAFNGLMRYNSSGMFNTAFGDYKKPYFPENEMLVFIQKAEKAEFKCADYSVIMGEAIKGDVVYCDPPYVPLSASANFTKYHSTAFGQEDQRRLVELAKELAAKGIPVILSNHDTAFTQNLYQGSSIISFEVQRNISCNGSTRGRAREMLALFN
- a CDS encoding DUF4917 family protein, which gives rise to MAKLNPISFEEALENSTNKNRSILLGNGFSISLCENFDYKYLYKQAQKLADEGEISISKSIKNLFDDINTCDFEKVLDHLNITIETIKHYPKAELLNRTLNKDKDNLIAAFYNTINSVHPKFQSDISPGTFIACLKILSNFNKIFTTNYDLLLYWIIMNRTNQHLDLFNLHDFDFSSLPHDDGFTRDMNTNDFPKWNNNLSRGPQDVFYLHGSLFIINAIENFIKINNDSKDGRILEQIDKWLKDDQQPLIVLEGNYKDKAKKIYRHSYLRCCLNALSTLKGDLFLIGFSINDETDKHIIESIQESVIERVYVGYYKELDKDFEKRIKQLSYTNDPSRERELFIFNTNEAIQWKAIKLVTKGK